One Deltaproteobacteria bacterium DNA segment encodes these proteins:
- the tuf gene encoding elongation factor Tu (EF-Tu; promotes GTP-dependent binding of aminoacyl-tRNA to the A-site of ribosomes during protein biosynthesis; when the tRNA anticodon matches the mRNA codon, GTP hydrolysis results; the inactive EF-Tu-GDP leaves the ribosome and release of GDP is promoted by elongation factor Ts; many prokaryotes have two copies of the gene encoding EF-Tu): GDNVEITVELITPVAMDKEQRFAIREGGRTVGSGVVAEIVE; the protein is encoded by the coding sequence CGGGCGACAACGTGGAGATCACGGTGGAGCTGATCACCCCCGTGGCGATGGACAAGGAGCAGCGCTTCGCCATCCGCGAGGGTGGACGCACCGTCGGCTCCGGCGTCGTGGCCGAGATCGTCGAGTAA